The genomic segment GGCAAGTGAACAGCAACCGCAGGACGTTCCGGCGGCGGAGCCTTCGGCTGCGAAGAAGCGCCGCGCCAACAAGGCGAAGTCCAAGGCGACGGCGGCCGCGATCGAGCAGCGGCTCGGCCACAGTTTCGCCGATCCGTCGCTGCTGACGACCGCGTTCACGCACGTGTCGGCGCTGAAGTCCGCGCGCCGCACCGACAGCTACCAGCGCCTCGAATTCCTCGGCGACCACGTGCTCGGCCTGATCGTCTCCGACATGCTGTACCGCGCGTTTCCGGACGCCGACGAAGGCGAGCTATCGAAGCGGCTCGCCGATCTGGTGCGCAAGGAAACCTGCGCCGACGTGGCCCGCAGTCTCGATCTGGTCGAGGGCATCAAGCTCGGCACGGTCGGCGCCGGTGCCGGTGCGAAACTCCGCAAGTCGGTGCTGGGCGACATCTGCGAGGCGGTGATCGGCGCGATCTATCTCGACGGCGGCTATGAGGCGGCGTCCGATTTCGTTCGGCGTAACTGGACCGAGCGGATGCGCAAGCCGGCGCGGTCGCTGCGCGATCCCAAGACGGTGTTGCAGGAGTGGGCGCAGGCCCGTGGCCTGCCGACGCCGGTGTATCGCGAGGTCGAGCGGACAGGTCCGCATCACGATCCCCAATTCCGTGTCGCCGTCATTCTGCCCGGCCTCGAGCCGGCCGAGGGGCTCGGCGGCAGCAAGCGCGCGGCCGAGAAGGTCGCGGCGTCGGCGATGCTGGCGCGTGAAGGCGTCGGCACAGGCGGCAATGATGGCTGAACATG from the Rhodopseudomonas palustris genome contains:
- the rnc gene encoding ribonuclease III; translated protein: MTDDVTNVEQPSTASEQQPQDVPAAEPSAAKKRRANKAKSKATAAAIEQRLGHSFADPSLLTTAFTHVSALKSARRTDSYQRLEFLGDHVLGLIVSDMLYRAFPDADEGELSKRLADLVRKETCADVARSLDLVEGIKLGTVGAGAGAKLRKSVLGDICEAVIGAIYLDGGYEAASDFVRRNWTERMRKPARSLRDPKTVLQEWAQARGLPTPVYREVERTGPHHDPQFRVAVILPGLEPAEGLGGSKRAAEKVAASAMLAREGVGTGGNDG